From the Primulina tabacum isolate GXHZ01 chromosome 15, ASM2559414v2, whole genome shotgun sequence genome, one window contains:
- the LOC142526834 gene encoding microtubule-binding protein TANGLED isoform X1 has product MVARSPPKQQRRLAAALPPLSPSLLRETVKKVDKCMARLQELQYAVNGGKKVSSGENLSPRCKQQRTRMKNVNSRRSSPGKMLIDNTEEWRRMSLPAMLLGETIGEIMKASQFARNIVESVAIKDDPKTPITERRKHRLNADDSKIHERRKKEKQAVLRTIRSQSNIPLIQRARSRINFKVSPAEKRECDKENSRYIANRVSPRNAPWARKTVLFPNPLFLSMSPTSHHQKFGKTMSPVIGKRTSIPHKFSIKSPPAGSKFQVKIKGPPLSISPTRPVGLSKKLPTASKIGRSFSPSRIANKLISPLKGKKSVHRSSDVTKMMSGLKHRPVMSMSVRFSPRRI; this is encoded by the exons ATGGTTGCAAGAAGCCCACCGAAGCAGCAGCGGAGATTGGCGGCGGCGCTGCCACCTCTCAGTCCCTCTCTTCTCAGAGAAACAGTTAAAAAG GTGGATAAGTGTATGGCTCGATTGCAAGAGCTTCAATACGCAGTGAATGGCGGGAAGAAAGTGAGTTCAGGTGAGAATCTTAGTCCACGCTGTAAACAGCAGCGTACGAG GATGAAAAATGTTAATTCCCGAAGGTCTTCTCCAGGAAAAATGCTAATAGATAACACAG AGGAATGGAGACGAATGTCGCTTCCAGCTATGCTTTTAGGAGAAACAATTGGAGAAATCATGAAAGCAAGTCAATTTGCAAGGAATATAGTGGAATCAGTCGCCATTAAAGATGACCCAAAAACTCCAATCACCGAAAGGAGGAAACACAGGTTGAATGCAGACGATTCCAAGATCCatgaaagaagaaagaaagagaaaCAAGCCGTATTGCGAACAATCCGATCCCAATCCAACATCCCGCTTATCCAACGGGCAAGATCCCGAATAAACTTCAAGGTTTCACCAGCTGAGAAAAGGGAGTGTGACAAAGAAAACTCTAGGTATATAGCTAATCGAGTATCCCCAAGGAATGCACCATGGGCTAGAAAGACAGTATTGTTTCCGAACCCATTATTCCTTTCGATGTCTCCCACGTCTCATCATCAAAAGTTCGGCAAGACTATGTCCCCTGTGATTGGGAAAAGGACGAGTATTCCGCACAAGTTCTCGATCAAGTCTCCTCCGGCTGGTTCAAAGTTTCAAGTGAAGATTAAAGGCCCTCCACTTTCGATTTCTCCTACAAGACCAGTGGGTTTGTCCAAGAAATTGCCGACTGCATCAAAGATTGGTAGATCATTTTCGCCATCCAGGATAGCAAACAAACTGATTTCGCCATTGAAGGGGAAAAAATCTGTGCACAGGAGCAGTGACGTAACCAAGATGATGAGCGGACTAAAACATCGTCCGGTGATGTCAATGTCAGTTCGATTCTCACCTCGGAGAATTTGA
- the LOC142526834 gene encoding microtubule-binding protein TANGLED isoform X2: protein MVARSPPKQQRRLAAALPPLSPSLLRETVKKVDKCMARLQELQYAVNGGKKVSSEEWRRMSLPAMLLGETIGEIMKASQFARNIVESVAIKDDPKTPITERRKHRLNADDSKIHERRKKEKQAVLRTIRSQSNIPLIQRARSRINFKVSPAEKRECDKENSRYIANRVSPRNAPWARKTVLFPNPLFLSMSPTSHHQKFGKTMSPVIGKRTSIPHKFSIKSPPAGSKFQVKIKGPPLSISPTRPVGLSKKLPTASKIGRSFSPSRIANKLISPLKGKKSVHRSSDVTKMMSGLKHRPVMSMSVRFSPRRI, encoded by the exons ATGGTTGCAAGAAGCCCACCGAAGCAGCAGCGGAGATTGGCGGCGGCGCTGCCACCTCTCAGTCCCTCTCTTCTCAGAGAAACAGTTAAAAAG GTGGATAAGTGTATGGCTCGATTGCAAGAGCTTCAATACGCAGTGAATGGCGGGAAGAAAGTGAGTTCAG AGGAATGGAGACGAATGTCGCTTCCAGCTATGCTTTTAGGAGAAACAATTGGAGAAATCATGAAAGCAAGTCAATTTGCAAGGAATATAGTGGAATCAGTCGCCATTAAAGATGACCCAAAAACTCCAATCACCGAAAGGAGGAAACACAGGTTGAATGCAGACGATTCCAAGATCCatgaaagaagaaagaaagagaaaCAAGCCGTATTGCGAACAATCCGATCCCAATCCAACATCCCGCTTATCCAACGGGCAAGATCCCGAATAAACTTCAAGGTTTCACCAGCTGAGAAAAGGGAGTGTGACAAAGAAAACTCTAGGTATATAGCTAATCGAGTATCCCCAAGGAATGCACCATGGGCTAGAAAGACAGTATTGTTTCCGAACCCATTATTCCTTTCGATGTCTCCCACGTCTCATCATCAAAAGTTCGGCAAGACTATGTCCCCTGTGATTGGGAAAAGGACGAGTATTCCGCACAAGTTCTCGATCAAGTCTCCTCCGGCTGGTTCAAAGTTTCAAGTGAAGATTAAAGGCCCTCCACTTTCGATTTCTCCTACAAGACCAGTGGGTTTGTCCAAGAAATTGCCGACTGCATCAAAGATTGGTAGATCATTTTCGCCATCCAGGATAGCAAACAAACTGATTTCGCCATTGAAGGGGAAAAAATCTGTGCACAGGAGCAGTGACGTAACCAAGATGATGAGCGGACTAAAACATCGTCCGGTGATGTCAATGTCAGTTCGATTCTCACCTCGGAGAATTTGA
- the LOC142526834 gene encoding microtubule-binding protein TANGLED isoform X3, producing the protein MKNVNSRRSSPGKMLIDNTEEWRRMSLPAMLLGETIGEIMKASQFARNIVESVAIKDDPKTPITERRKHRLNADDSKIHERRKKEKQAVLRTIRSQSNIPLIQRARSRINFKVSPAEKRECDKENSRYIANRVSPRNAPWARKTVLFPNPLFLSMSPTSHHQKFGKTMSPVIGKRTSIPHKFSIKSPPAGSKFQVKIKGPPLSISPTRPVGLSKKLPTASKIGRSFSPSRIANKLISPLKGKKSVHRSSDVTKMMSGLKHRPVMSMSVRFSPRRI; encoded by the exons ATGAAAAATGTTAATTCCCGAAGGTCTTCTCCAGGAAAAATGCTAATAGATAACACAG AGGAATGGAGACGAATGTCGCTTCCAGCTATGCTTTTAGGAGAAACAATTGGAGAAATCATGAAAGCAAGTCAATTTGCAAGGAATATAGTGGAATCAGTCGCCATTAAAGATGACCCAAAAACTCCAATCACCGAAAGGAGGAAACACAGGTTGAATGCAGACGATTCCAAGATCCatgaaagaagaaagaaagagaaaCAAGCCGTATTGCGAACAATCCGATCCCAATCCAACATCCCGCTTATCCAACGGGCAAGATCCCGAATAAACTTCAAGGTTTCACCAGCTGAGAAAAGGGAGTGTGACAAAGAAAACTCTAGGTATATAGCTAATCGAGTATCCCCAAGGAATGCACCATGGGCTAGAAAGACAGTATTGTTTCCGAACCCATTATTCCTTTCGATGTCTCCCACGTCTCATCATCAAAAGTTCGGCAAGACTATGTCCCCTGTGATTGGGAAAAGGACGAGTATTCCGCACAAGTTCTCGATCAAGTCTCCTCCGGCTGGTTCAAAGTTTCAAGTGAAGATTAAAGGCCCTCCACTTTCGATTTCTCCTACAAGACCAGTGGGTTTGTCCAAGAAATTGCCGACTGCATCAAAGATTGGTAGATCATTTTCGCCATCCAGGATAGCAAACAAACTGATTTCGCCATTGAAGGGGAAAAAATCTGTGCACAGGAGCAGTGACGTAACCAAGATGATGAGCGGACTAAAACATCGTCCGGTGATGTCAATGTCAGTTCGATTCTCACCTCGGAGAATTTGA